Proteins from a single region of Desulfobacter postgatei 2ac9:
- the fbaA gene encoding class II fructose-bisphosphate aldolase, producing MPIVNYQQYCRMLDNAKQNKFAYPAINTTSSETINAALLAFKEADSDGIIQVSTGGGSFASGLGVAQSYKGAIALAEFAHAMAAYYDVNIALHTDHCHPEYVDSFLMPLIEETARRRAKGLPNLFSSHMYDGSALPMAENIAASKKIMEDCVANDLILEIETGVVGGEEDGHDTSGVKKEKLYTTPQDMVMAAKELGAMGRFLLAATFGNVHGVYKPGNVVLKPAILKEGQDAVANALGAGSRLDLVFHGGSGSELKDIHEALDYGVVKMNVDTDTQYAYTRPVADHMMKNYDGVLKIEGEVGNKKVYDPRSWGKKAERSMADRIIQACRDLRSEGTSLGKNI from the coding sequence ATGCCAATCGTTAATTATCAGCAATATTGCCGGATGCTGGATAATGCCAAACAGAACAAGTTTGCATACCCGGCCATTAACACCACCTCAAGCGAAACCATTAATGCCGCCCTTCTGGCATTCAAGGAAGCCGACAGCGACGGCATTATCCAGGTCTCCACGGGTGGCGGCAGTTTTGCCTCGGGCCTGGGGGTGGCACAATCTTATAAAGGAGCCATTGCCCTGGCTGAATTTGCCCATGCCATGGCGGCCTATTATGATGTCAATATTGCCCTGCATACGGATCACTGTCACCCTGAATATGTTGACTCTTTTTTAATGCCCCTGATCGAAGAGACGGCAAGGCGTCGTGCCAAGGGGCTGCCCAATCTGTTCAGTTCACACATGTACGACGGATCTGCTTTGCCCATGGCGGAAAATATTGCTGCTTCAAAAAAAATTATGGAAGACTGTGTGGCCAATGACCTGATTCTGGAGATTGAAACCGGCGTGGTCGGCGGCGAGGAAGACGGCCATGATACGTCAGGGGTGAAAAAAGAAAAACTGTATACCACACCCCAGGATATGGTGATGGCTGCCAAGGAACTGGGCGCCATGGGAAGGTTTCTTTTAGCCGCCACCTTCGGCAATGTGCATGGGGTGTATAAGCCGGGTAATGTGGTGCTCAAACCCGCAATTTTAAAAGAGGGTCAGGACGCCGTGGCCAATGCGCTTGGCGCCGGCAGCCGGCTGGACCTGGTGTTTCATGGTGGGTCCGGTTCCGAATTAAAGGATATCCATGAGGCCCTTGATTATGGGGTGGTTAAGATGAATGTGGACACAGACACCCAGTACGCCTATACCCGGCCCGTTGCGGACCATATGATGAAAAATTATGATGGTGTACTCAAAATCGAAGGGGAAGTGGGTAACAAAAAAGTGTACGATCCGCGTTCCTGGGGCAAAAAAGCTGAGCGGAGCATGGCGGACAGGATCATACAGGCCTGCCGGGATTTAAGATCCGAGGGCACTTCCCTTGGAAAAAATATCTAA